The genome window TGAATTTTACATAGGAAACCAAAGACAACTGTATTGAAGCAAGTATACTTCACCTTCACCCAAAAAAGAGAGCTACAGATAATAGAAATATAATCTTGGGCTgctttactaaaaaaaaaaatttgagttgtaAGAGTTTATATACACTGTCCTACTGCATAAAGTGCAATATTGTGTCGACTACTATCCTACTGCAAACACACACAACTCAACTTAATTCCGATGTTGTCTTGTCAAAGACAGccttttggatttcatttttCTACCATGCCAAACAAGTGTAAAAAAGAAGCGTTGATAAATCTTTGCAAACAACATTACAACCCCAACAAAACACCACAGACAATTAAGTTCGCCCCACAAACTCTCTCTCAATTCAATGACCTTCACTTGTCAGAACCagtaactcaaaaaaaaatccataccGCAATTCAGAAAATCATTAATTCAACAAAACCCCGTTTCACCTagactaaaatagtaaaatccctCATCACCAAAACCACATTTTATGAATATACATGTAAGGAATATATATTTCAGATTTTTCTAATATACAATGAAGTAATTTCATGAAAGGAATATGGTTGTCGAAGCAAAAAATGGAAAGAGTTGGGAATGTTATTTCGAAATATCATAAATTATAAACTCTGGCAATCACAAAATCCAGTTTGTTGGAAGCTCTCTTTTACATGTAAAAGAAACTCACCTATAAGAGTTAGGATTCAAAAAAGATGATTTCTCCAAATTACATTCAAGCTCCTAATCAAGCCTGTTAATTGCAGTGCAGTGTGTCACCAATATGTtgctaaaatcaaaataaatgcagCATAAGTAAGGAGGTCGATAGTTCAGTTCCATACCTTTCAACTAAATTAAGAGTGTCAATGTCCAGAGGGAACATAAGAAAGACTTGGACAtcatcaaaaataaatctcCAGTTACAATACCTCAGTAAAACCACGAAACCCAAACATACTTACTGAATCAACAGTTTAATTATGTATACCCACCCACGTAGACATACACAATTCATATATGTCAATGGAATGAATATAACTAATAATACAAGTATTAATCAGCTCAAAGATCAAAtaaacatcatcaaaatattgATTACTATGATTAAATGACATTTGCACTAAATATTAAGAATCTTACAACATTTACTTACAATGCAGCCAAGTTTGTGCCACAACACCCCAGAGTTTGTACCCTAGGTGATCTAGGAATTGAAAGTACATGATTCTCCCTTGCTTATTCAATAGTAAAGGACCCAATACAACCCAAAAACCAACCACAAATCCAAATGCCATACTAACATAAGACCAATCCACTTAAGGTCCACCAAAATCCTTgctccttttgtttttaatgttaGGTTTTACATCAATTATAGAACAATTCTCAATTAGTGGAGCTCCACAAAGTTTGTTTCCAATAAAACATGAGGCATTGAGGCTCTGTCGTTGAGTGCTTGAAGGGATTTTCCCACTTAAATTGTTGTTTGACAGGTTCAATCGACTCAAAAATGTCAAACTTGACATACTTTGAGGAATTTGACCTGAAAGTTGATTTACAGAGAAATCGATAGATTCCAGTGATCCCATAACACCTATATTGGCAAGAATCCTTCCTATCAAGATATTAAATGACAAATTTAATGATTGTAATCCTTGAAGACTAGTCACTTCTTTGGGGATCTTGCCCGATAAATTGTTCTTAGATAGGTCTATACTTTTTACAAATTGAAGAGTGATGAAATACTCAAGAACTTTCCCCTTAATCACAAGCAATGCACTTTCAAAAAGCATAGAAGTACCATAGCCAATTGAATGTTCGAGTAGAAAAAGGGGACCATTTGAATTGTTATTTGTGGCCATGGCACTGAAATTGTCCATACATCTAGGAATGCTTCCAAATAGCTTATTATTTGAGAGGTCCAAGATTTGGAGTGAAGTTAGAGAGCAGAGTTTTTCCGGGATGTAACCATAGAAATTATTTGAGTGAAGGCTAAGAATCACCAAGCTTGAAAATCTATGTCCTATCCATGAAGGTATGCTCCCAACAAACTCATTTTTGCCAATATCAATAGTAACcaagtttttacaatttttcaatGAAGATGGTAATTTTCTAGAGAATTTGTTGTTGTATAGATGCAAAGACCCAAGATAAATCAAAGATCCAATGGATGTTGGAATTGAACCTGACAAATTGTTGTTTCCCAAATTTAAGGTAAACAAATTTTGCCACATCATCCAACAATCAACTATTTCCCCTGATAACAAGTTTCTACCAAGATTGAGATATGACATTCGTTTGGACTCATTCATCTTGTAACACAAAAAATGCGAAATAGATCTAGACAATGAATTGTTAGAGAGATCAAAGACGCCCACATTAGAGGATGTACAAGGCAACACACTAGTGAAGTTATTTGAACTCATATCAATTATTGAAGAATAGGACAAAATCATTGAGATATTTGGAATCTCTCCATAGATCTAATTGTGAGAGAGATTTAGATACGTAAGTTGAGAAGACAGGTCCCAAAATGAAGGAGGAACTGTATCTAAAATCCTTGTATTGGATATGTCCAAGATCGAAAGTTGCTCTTGTGAACAAAGCCATGAAGGAAATTTCGGCCCTAAATTCCATGATTCCAAAACTAAATTGTTGATTTGAAAAGGAGGGGTCCAATTGTCACTTACTTCTAGAGTTAGTCGGTTATGAGAAGCAAAAAGTTTTGTTAATCTCATTAAATTGGTAAAATGAACTTCAGATACTACACCCTACAACAtatttgaataaatatatagaGACTCTAATTTGGAGAGCTGCCCAAAGCTTTGAGGGAGAGTtccattaatttgattagtttcaAGGTTCAAGCATCTCAAAGATGAAAGATTTCCCATAGACAATGGAATTGGACCTGAAATTGAGTTATACCCCAAAGAAAGGATGACAAGTTTTCTAAATTGCCCATTTCTAAGATCTCTAGTCCATTTGAAACACATCCTGATAGACTTTCAAAGATTTCAGATATCTCTTGACTCCATTTGTTGTCCGACAATCTAATTACCCTTAACTTGCAGAGATTACCTAAAGAACTTGGAACCTTTCCTTCATGTTCATTAGTTGACAAGTCTAAGCTAATGACAAATGTTAGGTTTCCAATGGAACTAGAGATTTTACCCTGCAAATTATTTTCCTTGAGGTTGAGAAACTCAAGATGACTAAAACTGTACAGCCAATTAGGAATTGAAGAGTTGAAAGTGTTGCTAGATAGATCGAGGTGCCCAAGTGAAGTCAAGTTCAGGAGATGAACAGGGATTGGACCTTCAAACTGATTGTGAGATAGATCAAGAGAAACCAGATTATGAAGACCAGAGACCCAAAACAGAATCGAACTGTTTTCAAAAGAGTTGTATGAAAGATCAAGGGTGGTGAGAGATGAAAAGTTAATACTGGGTATGGGTGAGATGAAACAAAAGAGGTGGCAATATGAGAATCGCAACTCTAACAAGGAAGGGAGTATGTTTATATCATGTAGCCAATCAGAGTCTTGGCTAAGGTTTGCAGAACTCATATCAAGGTGTTGTAGTAAAGGAAGACCAGAGAGCCATTGAAGGTTCTCGACAGATAAATCACCATAATAATTAGAATCTCCAAGATTGAGATATTGCAAATTAGAGAGATTCCCGAGTTGACGAGGAATCAATCCCCCAAATCTCGCATTGGAGAGATTAAGATATCTTAAGCTCCCCATTGAACCGAGGAATTTGGGAATGTGAGTACCACCAAAATCATTGTGGCTGAGATCTAAGTAAATCAACTGCTTCAAATCAAGCAAAGAAAGATTTATCTTACCACCGAACACTAACCTCTCATAAGCTTCATATTGGTCATCATCAGTAGTAAGCCCGTCATACAGAGGATAGAAGGTTCTAAGAAGGAGTTGGAGGACATGACCTGTGTGCTTGTGGCAGACAACACTGACCCAGTCACAACAATCCTCGTCAGATGCAGCAGCAGCCCAAGAGGCAAGCCTGTTTGAAGGATCTATAAGGTGTTGCTTGAAGTTGAGAAGGGTGTGTCGCTCGCTTTCAATGCAACGAACCTCAGAGTTCGTAGTGCAGAAATTAGGATGAATAGTGAgcaaacaaaggaaaagggtTAAAGTctttaccaccaaaaaaaaaaaaataaataatgaaaaagggTTAAAGTAAGTAAGTAACAGGTATGAATCCAAAGGAACCCTCTATCATCATGctttataaaagtaataaaactaATTTATGATTTTGTATGAATGGTACTAATGGTAATGGCATGCTTATTTATAGGAGGGAGACCGTCTTGTTGTACTATACTTACAATTTTTTACCGTATGATAGGGATTGACTCTATAAGTCTTGAAGACAGGACCCTCCTTTTGAGTACCCAAGTTCATTAGATTACATATatgtttagataccgcttattactgaaaattgaaaattaaaaatattgtaacaaaataatttttaaatgtgtgaatagtaccgtgagacccaattttaaagttgtttttggtataaaaaaacTTGTAGGTCTCGTGAACAATGCATGGGACCCATAGAAAAACGCAACTGCATTGAGAAACACTCCAGACGCGCTATCCAAACTCTACCTACATGAATCAATTTTCTATAACTTGTGAAAGCGCGACTTATTTTAGACAGGGTTTTGATTAGtcattcaaaatttaataatcttttaagagaaaaatttatgtgtataacattttcataatatttttttaaccatttttaGAATGCAAGATGTTGCTTTTATTGGTgggtaataaaataatttcaatgatggattcaaattaaaattagtaacattctaccacttaagatttattataaaaatattgtgaaagatGTCCTACCATGACTTAAGTAGTTGCTCCTTCATTATTAAGAGCCCGTTTTGGTTGGTGTAATCCGAAAGAGTATGGAAAAAGGTGATATCACTACTTGGAGGGTTATTGAACATATTGTGtgctaaaattatataataagagTAACAATAATTTTACCATAttgaaaaaagtgatatcacTACTTGTGACACCACTTTCactaaaaatgatttattttttaaatataaaaataatatggaATATTGAACTTTTAGttttgacatttttatttattttaagacaACTAGATAACATTTTTAGTTATTGGAATTACAAAAACCTGGCCAAATTGAACTAATTCTAAATCTCAAAATGTGAattatcattaattattttttgtgctgAGTTTGTCCATTCCACTCTCAAATCACTAGACAAATTTATTGCATTGGACGACATGATGAAATCCCTACAAAATTATTGTATTTGAAAAGATaccaatcatatatatatatatatatatatatatatatatatataagtaatgttatagttacaaattattttacaatatttttacaaaatattgatatgGTAAATTCTTACTGGTTCTCATTTAAACCCATTACTAgtatcacatttttacttaccaTCTCTACTCACCAAACCAGTAGTTTGTAAaaacaatttgtaaaataatttgtaattttagcattttcctataTTTAAAGCCAAAGCtgaaataaaatatgattatttatcaaaatttgagTAGAAATTTATGTCATGTGTCCCatcaaaatttcttaattttggtatAGTTATTTATTACACTGCAAAATCGAGGAgtccaatttattttattattttttttttttgggctaaatgagttattaagtgagaaaaaagtactacaatagaatcaaaattaataaactttaaaaaaatcaccatctttgatttattattatacaAATAGTGGTTGGACAAactaaaattgagaatttcatgAATAACagttgtaaggacacaatttatAACGACtcataataatgttgggttcgcacgtaaaagggcccaaacaatatcatttatagagcatgggtttgaaaggctaagctttagtcaccggacggtggttttcgtggtgttcatacaaaattaaatcgtgttcgctcgaggagtctttctcctggaggcggactgggaggctctagttcttGATCCTTTTTCCTAGCCCCCTCTATTGGCgcatcaaccttcacattatatagctcttcttggttgatcttagcccttcATTTGTTGATCAGGTAGGTGCCTATTtcagtacccgtcccatcagttGTCCCTCcttgctttttgttagttgcgatgatcgaagtcaccctgtccaggcgtcttttctcattaacatggttaGGACATTGGCGGATGCATTTAATGCtgaggggacgtatttaccctgaACCAGTTTCGCACTGTACcccccacgtgggtcccattctactcgcatctCCTTCATGGAgctttttgggggcagcctTCAACGAGATGTtactcttccctttgaagtcttggagtgccgaggacagggtcatcctcagCTGTGCCCCCGACATTTTGGCCTTTCCCCATTCGTCCTCGACAAATATCCTCCTCGGCCCGGGTCTTGGGCCCTagtagagcgtgggccggatcataagttccctggccccacaatagcccctaaaaatcctgctatccggctcctcggacggataggagagttttgatgacatcagacaTCCGTCAATGCCTGTCAATCCTTATCACTTATCGGTTCCTAAGACTTttcgtctgcccgagacacgttcctgGAGACTTTGGAAGGTGAagcgtggcctcattaaatgcgggcggctctgtgtttcccacgttctacggcaTGATGGAGATCTAACGGTGGGGATTCCTTAGCCTTTATAGGCGGGAAAATTCGTGCAGTTACTCTCAATAGGAAACATAAATGTTTTTTGGAACGGATTTGTCttttcagttttgcacttaagagttctagcccGTATAccctgggttcatctgaacttttgtccaaactcaagtctatctccagcataAAAAGTCTGTCCGAAGcgtctttcctcttttctgtaagttcCCTGCCTCtattaactcgtgctttttcttttctggatttatttttctttggttccctttcttctcccgtCGCTAGTTAAGTTTGTTTAGTAAATCGTAGAGATGGCTAAATTGAGACTAAGGAAattagtcgatactgaagaggcgatgaaaaagttcatcgccgattaCAGGATTCCTCCCAACGTAAGTTTGAGACATTGTAAGATAGGGGAGTGGCACTATAAGAGGAAAAAGGGCGAGGtggtaattcccgtcctcgcctttgtagaggggggtatgagaatccctatggagCCGGTAACGAAGGGTTACCTCAGGTACTTTCGATTAGCCCCTACCCAGTGCATCggcaacatgtttaggattctaGGTTGTGTGGATGCTTTAAACGAAAAGATGGGgctaagactgacccaccataaCGTGAATTGGTGCTATAATCTCCAAATTTGAAGGggaaatcctactacatgaagacgagagacgaaAGGGTTCAACTAATTcaatgcctccctgattccaacaaaggattaaacaaggatttccttatcgtcttcagtgaatggcatgatggcaaTCCGTGCCCCAtggtagaaggagaaccaggtggggtataggGAATGGAAGGGCGCCGACCCTTTGTGCCATTCTAATCTGATGTGGTTCGGTAACTAACCATgcgtatgtgttttttttttttttttgcagatccaCACGCTTTTCAACGGCATTTTCACCTAGTTAACCGGGTGGACTTGGAAACTGTTCTACAAGCGGCAGTTTTCATAAATGACGGAGATGGTCAAATCCTAGCCGCTCATAAAATATTAGGGTACGCTCcccttcagaagtcatttgccgacCCTAGGCACGTGATCAGTGACAACCGTctttggcttccaaaaattaccgtggtcgagtcaggatttttaatctccgGAGGATCATCTGTCCCAGAGGGCATCCCACTGGTGGACCTCTCCTCATCTCATCAAGAAGCGGAGGATGAAGGCGAGCTAGATCAGTCCGAGGAGGgatttggggtatttgacctagccgaacaatccgaggatccttctgaTGATATAGGTGATCCAGCattgtccgaggcggaatttTTATCAGTAGGCAcatcttctcaagccgagatgggtcttaagagaaagcccccgaTCAGCTTATTCGACCTCCTCGAGGGTCAACCGGGGAAGGGTGCGCAGGGAACGTTGCAATCCAATGCTCCGCCCCCACCACCTCAGCCCCAGACTATCCAGACTAGGTCATCCTCCACAAAGTCACAGCCACAATCCCCccgccccaaacttcctgctcctccccaaccagctctgcctcctcggctGGAGAGAactgattcaaagagaaagaggagtcccaagggcAAGGAAACCATGAatgggggaaaatcccaaccttctaaggagaGGGAGGAAGCCCTGCGTTCGAAACAATTGAAGATTGGGCACCAAAGCAAGGGTAAAGAGACCGAAACCCAATCTTcccaaggcaagggaaaggggatcgAGGCCCAATCCTTGCCAAGCGCCTGGCTTCccgccccaatgctccacgggggGCCACTGCTGGAAACCGcgtccatgagggaccttggagatggcgagggtggtTATGTGGCAGACGCACTAGGGAGAACTATGCTACTTCCCACCGACGTGGATGggttgaagaaaatgaggatgcaggaggttttcctcagtacgaagaggtacttgggcatggtaaggctcTTGAAccctaaaactttattaactcttaCTCCTGGTCTGTCATTCACGATGTATTTATCTCCCTTGACAAGctctccaggccacctataggatggaggaggaAGTGAACAAGCAGAATAAGGCGGCCGAGAATGAACGCTCCGAGCGCTTAGAGGCCACGCGGACTCTCAAAACTTCCGAGGACGACCTTGCCAAGGCCAAGACTGCCTTAACAGAAGCTATCCAAGATAGGGATAGCACCTCGGCGGGTTTAGCTGGCGCCCAAAAACAGGCTGAAGACTAAACAAAATGTCTGCTCGAAGCCGAGGACCAGTTGCGAATAGCCAATGAGCAGATCAatgatttaaataaaagactGATCTTGGCAGAGAATGACAAAGGTGTGGCGGAGTATGCCCGGGACGAAACCATGAGGGCTAAGCAAGAAGCTGAGTTTGCCAGAAACGAGGCTGAGGCTGCCAAGGAAACGGCCGAGGATGAGGGTTACAACGCGAGGGTAGCTGACACCCAAGCCTCCCTTAAAGCCCAAATTCCTGGAGTATGCAGGCtttactgctcccaggtttgggaagaagccttgaagcgagctggggtggatgcttcgTCTGATTTATGGAAAGCggagaacatattctaccctacAGCCATCCGTGAGGCCACCTCCACCAGCTCCGAGGCTGTGAGCGAGCAACATGAGGGAGGGGTCACTCAGTCGGAAGTTGTACAGGTCGGCGCCTCTCCTAGCTCTTCGCTTAAAGGGGGGGAGTTTCAGGATGTGATAGAAGCATCTGAGCGTATGGACCCCGAGGTACCCAAAGAGGTTGCTGAGCCTATGGTCGGCGCTCAGATGCCTAATGCCGAAGAGCCAGCCATACTTGCCCAGCCCCTACAGGCAATTCCCCTTGCTGTGATTCCCAAGAGCACCGACACCGATCCTGCTCAatcttccccagaagggactgTCCTCTAGGGGGTCGAAGCTGATCCCGCTCCGCCTTCCCAGGATGTGGCCGACGCAGAATTGAAGAAGTAGAAACCCCGACCAGGCTccgtatttgtttttagtttaatgattaactagtttcccttttttttattgacaaaaCTTTGTAGTCTGCTGGTAGTTTGAACCTGTTGACcacatatatgaaattcttttcttcctttttccttttggttacttGTCAGTTGCCCTC of Quercus lobata isolate SW786 chromosome 8, ValleyOak3.0 Primary Assembly, whole genome shotgun sequence contains these proteins:
- the LOC115956186 gene encoding receptor-like protein EIX1 — protein: MSGAQLRMTLSSALQDFKGKSNISLKAAPKKLHEGDASRMGPTWGVQCETGSGLASWAAAASDEDCCDWVSVVCHKHTGHVLQLLLRTFYPLYDGLTTDDDQYEAYERLVFGGKINLSLLDLKQLIYLDLSHNDFGGTHIPKFLGSMGSLRYLNLSNARFGGLIPRQLGNLSNLQYLNLGDSNYYGDLSVENLQWLSGLPLLQHLDMSSANLSQDSDWLHDINILPSLLELRFSYCHLFCFISPIPSINFSSLTTLDLSYNSFENSSILFWVSGLHNLVSLDLSHNQFEGPIPVHLLNLTSLGHLDLSSNTFNSSIPNWLYSFSHLEFLNLKENNLQGKISSSIGNLTFVISLDLSTNEHEGKVPSSLGNLCKLRVIRLSDNKWSQEISEIFESLSGCVSNGLEILEMGNLENLSSFLWGSIPTSIGSLIYLGSLHLYNNKFSRKLPSSLKNCKNLVTIDIGKNEFVGSIPSWIGHRFSSLVILSLHSNNFYGYIPEKLCSLTSLQILDLSNNKLFGSIPRCMDNFSAMATNNNSNGPLFLLEHSIGYGTSMLFESALLVIKGKVLEYFITLQFVKSIDLSKNNLSGKIPKEVTSLQGLQSLNLSFNILIGRILANIGVMGSLESIDFSVNQLSGQIPQSMSSLTFLSRLNLSNNNLSGKIPSSTQRQSLNASCFIGNKLCGAPLIENCSIIDVKPNIKNKRSKDFGGP